From the Ralstonia wenshanensis genome, the window CAGGCGCCCGACGCAGAGACAATCGCGCGCTGGTTCGGTGCCACCGGCGTCACGCAAACCGACGCCACGCGCGCCGCCGATGCCGTGCGCCGGATGCTTTCAGCCGAGGCGCTCGCGCACGTTTTCGACCCCGCGCGCTTCGATGCCGCACATAACGAGATCGAACTCTTCGGCCCAGACGGCGCGCTGTTGCGCATCGATCGCCTGATCGAACGTGGCAAAGACGTCCTCGTGGTCGACTACAAACTGCGCTTGCTGCCCGTTGAACGTGCCGCCTATGCGGATCAGTTGCGCGGCTATGTGGCCGCCGTCGCGCCGATGTATCCGGGGCGCACCGTGCGCGCAGGCGTGGCGACCGCGCAGGGGGAGTGGATCGACCTGGACGCGTTGCCCAAGCCGGTGCAGACGTCACACGACGACAGCCAAGGCGCGTTGTTCTGACGCGGGCGGCACAAACAGAAAAGGGGAGGGTGATGCGGACGGGCAAAAGAGAAGGGGGACGAGCCTGACCCTCGGCACTGGCGGAAAACGGCTGTGGCTGCTTCGTTCCCGACCTGACCAGGTTGACCGCGCCACCATGCGAGGAGGCCCGTCCGACCAGCATTGTAACCGACTCCCACGTCCCCACCTGAATATCCTTGCAATTCGCTCGGCGCGCATGGCGGTTGACCCCTCCGAAGCCGCGTCGGAAATCCACCTCGCTTTGCTACAATCCGCCGCATGAGTTATCAAGTGCTCGCCCGCAAGTGGCGCCCTCGCGATTTCACCACGCTGGTCGGTCAGGAACACGTGGTGAAAGCGCTCACGCATGCGCTCGAACAGCAGCGCCTGCACCACGCATACCTGTTCACGGGTACGCGCGGTGTCGGCAAGACGACGCTGTCGCGCATCCTTGCCAAATCGCTCAATTGCGTCGGCGCAGACGGGCAGGGCGGCATCACCGCGCAGCCGTGCGGCGTGTGCCGCGCCTGTACCGAGATCGATGCCGGGCGCTTTGTCGATTACATCGAGATGGATGCCGCCTCCAACCGCGGCGTCGACGAGATGGCGCAGCTGCTGGACCGCGCGGTCTACGCGCCAACCAGCGGCCGCTTCAAGGTCTACATGATCGACGAAGTGCACATGCTGACCAACCACGCCTTCAACGCGATGCTGAAGACGCTGGAAGAGCCGCCCGAGCACGTCAAGTTCATCCTCGCGACCACCGATCCGCAGAAGATTCCGGTGACGGTGCTGTCGCGCTGCCTGCAGTTCAACCTCAAGCAGATGCCGCCGGGGCACATCGTGTCTCACCTGGACCGCATCCTTGGCGAAGAGGGCATCGCCCACGAGCCGAATGCGTTGCGTCTGCTGGCGGCCGCTGCCCAGGGTTCGATGCGCGATGCGCTGTCGCTCACCGACCAGGCGATCGCGTACAGCGCCGGTGAGGTGAGTGAAGCTGCCGTGCGCGGCATGCTTGGTGCGATCGACCAGAGTTACCTCGTGCGTTTGCTCGATGCGCTGGCCGATGAGAATGGCGCGGCGCTTGTCGAGATCGCTGACGAGATGGCGGGGCGCAGTCTGAGCTTCTCGGGCGCGCTGCAGGATCTTGCATCCCTGTTGCAGAAGATTGCGCTGGCGCAGGTCGTGCCTGCTGCCGTGCAGGACGACTGGCCCGAGGCCGACGATGTGCGCCGCCTTGCCGAGCGCTTCGATGCGCAGTCGGTGCAACTGTTCTACCAGTTTGCCAACCTGGGCCGGAACGAACTGGCGCTTGCGCCGGATGAATACGCCGGCTTCACGATGACGCTGCTGCGCATGCTGGCGTTCCAGCCCGGACAGTCGGGTGGGGACGCGCCGCCGCCTTCGGGCGGTGGTGGCGGGAAGCGGGCGATGCCGCTGGCAGCAACCCCGACCGCATCGACGCGCTCTGCGGCCCCGGCGACTGCGCCCGTGGCGGTGCGTCCGGAGCAGGTGGTCGAGGCGCCGCGTGCGACTTACCAAGCAACTCCGACGGCACCTGCGCCCGTTGCGGCGGTTGCAGATACGCCGGCTGCGGCGCCAGCGCGTCGCTCGCCGGCGATGGAAGCCTTGGCCGCTGCGCGTCAGGCGTCGAGTCGTGGCCGCGGCGGAGCTTCTGCACCTGTCGCTACGCCGGTAGCGGCGCCCGCGCCTGTCGCGCCTGCCTCTGCATCCGCTGCAGGTCCACGTCCGAATCCGGCTGCTGCGCCGGCATCCGCACCGCAGCGCCGTGAAAAGCCGGTTGCAGTTGCCGCGCCCACCGATGACGGCCCGCCGCCCTGGGATGAAATGCCGGGCGAGTTTGCTTCGCCGTCGCTTGAAGAGATGGACGCCGCGTTTGCCGGCTGGGATTCCGCTTCCAACGTGCGCCCCGGAGCGTCTGAGCCGGCGGCACGTCGTCCTGCACCGATCGAAGCGCCGGCAGCTGCGCCTGCGCCGGCTAAGGCGGTCGCCCCGGAGCCGGTAGCCGCAGCGACGCCGCCTGATCTGAGCGCCAGCGGTCTTACCACGTTCGACGGCAATTGGCCGGCACTGGCAGCGAGCCTGCCGATCCGCGGTCTGGCACAGCAACTGGCCTACCAGAGCGAGTTGGCTGCCGTAGAAGGCGTCACGATGCGCCTGCGCGTACCGTTGCCTCCGCTGACTGACGCCAACGTCGTCGAGCGCCTGGAGGCAGCACTGACGGAACACTTCGGCACGCCCGTTCGCGTGGCGTGCGATATCGGGCCTGCACGCGCCACCGCGGCGGCTGTCGATGCCGAACAGCGCGCCGAGCGCCAACGCAATGCCGAAGACGCCATCGCCGCCAACCCGTTTGTGCAGGCGCTGGTTCGTGACTTTGCCGCGCAGGTCGTTCCCGGTTCGATCCAACCGCACGCGCACTGAATCGCATTCCAAGACTGAACATTGAATACCGGCGCGCCAACCTGAGCGGCGCGCCCTTCACGACCCATTTCAAGGAGCAACGACCATGATGAAAGGCCAGATCGCGGGGCTGATGAAGCAAGCCCAGCAGATGCAGGAAAACATGAAGAAGGCCCAGGAGCAGCTTGCGTTGATCGAGGTGGAAGGCGTGTCCGGTGCCGGCCTCGTGAAGGTGGTGATGACCTGCAAGAACGACGTGAAGCGTGTGTCGATCGACCCGAGCCTGCTGGCCGAAGGCGAAGACAAGGATCTGCTGGAAGACCTCATCGCCGCTGCGTTCAATGACGCCGTGCGCAAGGCCGAGGCCACTGCGCAAGAGAAGATGGGCTCGCTCACCTCCGGTTTGGGCGGCATGGCGAGCATGCTGCCGCCCGGCTTCAAGCTGCCGTTCTAAACGACGCTGATCAGGATCGCGCCATGGTGCTGGAATCCGCGCTGCTGCACGTCAGGCCCGGCCAGGAAGCTGCCTTCGAGGCGGCCTTCGGCGAGGCTCGCCACATCATCGGTGCGATGCGGGGCTTCGTTTCGCTTTCACTGTCGCGCTGCGTGGAGAAGACTAGCGATTACCTGCTGTTGGTGCAGTGGCAGAAGCTGGAAGACCATACCATCGGCTTTCGTCAGTCGCCCGAGTACCAGCGGTGGCGCGCGCTGCTGCATCATTTCTATGACCCGATGCCGGAAGTGCTGCACCACACGACGGTTCTGGAGCACGTGTGATGCGTAACGCTCCAGGCACGCCATCGGCGCTGCAGATGCTGGTTGAAGCCTTGCGCGTGCTGCCGGGCGTGGGCCCCAAGTCTGCCCAGCGGATGGCGTATCACCTCATGCAACATGACCGCGAGGGCGCCGCGCAACTGGCGCAGGCGCTGTCGGAGGCGACGGAATCGATCCAGCACTGCAGCCGCTGCAATACCTTTACCGAGCAGGAAATCTGCGAGACCTGCCTGGACACGCGCCGCGATGCGTCGCTGCTATGCGTGGTGGAAACGCCGGCTGATCAGATGATGATCGAGCAGACGCTGACTTATCGGGGCCAATACTTCGTGCTGATGGGGCGGCTCTCGCCGCTCGACAACATCGGCCCGAAAGAGATCCACCTCGAACGCTTGCTGGCCCGCGCGATCGATCCTGCGCTGGGCGGGCCCTGCTCCGAGGTCATCCTTGCCACCAACTTCACCAGCGAGGGTGAGGCGACCGCCCACTACATTGGCGAGATGTTGAAGGCGCGCGGTATCAAGGCGACGCGTCTGGCGCGTGGTGTGCCGGTGGGCGGTGAGCTGGAATACGTGGACGCGGGCACCATTGCCCGCGCGGTGCTGGATCGGCGCCAGCTCTGAACCGGCGCACCTGAATCTCAGAATTCGGTATGCAGGCGCGTACCGAAAAATACCGCAGGACCGCGATCCGCGTTGTAGCCGGGATTGCGAATCCATTGCGCGTCGGCACTGATCCACAGGTGCTTGGTCGCCTGGAAGCTATAGAACGCCTCGACGATCTGCTCGGGCGCATAGTTCAGCTTGCCGTCTCCCAGGAATACGCCCAGGCCGCCTTGCTGCAGGTAGCGACGGTGATCCGGCGACAGCATGTTGATCGCCGCCGCGAGCCCGACCGTGTCATCCGAGCGGCCCCACTGGCTGCCCTTGACCAGCGTACCGAACGACACGGAGCGATCGATCTCCGTAAAGGCGTAGGTTTCCGTCTTGCCGTCCGCCCAGGATGCACGTGCGAAGACGCCAATGTCATCGTTGATCCGCTGTTCGCCGCCAATACCGACGCCGACCTTGGAGTTGTCGCGTCGCGCCAGGCTGATGTCCGGCGCGCTGCCCGTCGACTGGCCGAGGGCGAGGGCATCGTCGTAGCGGGCCATGTCGGTCCTGTTTCGGAAGAGCATCACGCGCAGCTTGCCGGGCTGGCCCGCGAGCGTGTGGCTCCGCTCGACTTCAAACACGTCGCCGTAGTGGCGGCCGATGCGCGTGTCGAGCGGCAGGCCGTTGGATTCTTCCGGCTGGATGAAGCGGCCGATGCGATAGGCCCAGTCGCCGTCGTAATACTCCAGGGCGGCACCCCAGGTGTAGCCGCGTGCATCAGCAGCGTAGTCGAACGCGCCGTGCGTGAGGAACGACCAGTTCAGGAATTGCGTGCGCGGATCGTGCGCGTAGGTCACGCTGTCGAACACGTCCAGCACCGAAAAATTGCCGGCTGTGAAGACAAGGCGACGCTTGTCGACCTGGCCGGCAAACTGGTTCATCTCGGCTTCCTTCTCTTCAGTGCCGCCACCCAGGCCGACCGTCTGGCGGAAGAAGGCGCGTGCGCGATAGAGCGTCGGGTTCGGGCCGGCGGTCTTGGCCAACTCACCATTGGTGAATCCGGCCAGGCCATGCAGACCCGAGAAGGGCTGGCCGAACGCCATTTCCGGATTGAAGTGCACTTCAGCGCCTTGCCACAGGCGCATGCCCAGATCAAGCGTCGTCGTGACCGAATAGCTGGTGGTGGACTTGCTCGACAGGCTGTTCGGCCCGCTGTACGGCGAGTGGAACGATAGGTCGTGCTGCCACACGTAGGTGGCCTGGCCATGCACGGCAAAGCGGTCGGGATCGTTGATCGCCCAACTGGCGGTGTCGCCTGTGCTGCTTTCGGCTGCCAAGGCATGCCCGGCGCTCAAGGATAGGGCGCACAGGGCGGTCAAGCGGGCAAGACGGAACGGAAGCGGCATGGCGGCAAGCAGGGAGAACGCCGTTAGAATCCCTTTTTCGGATCCGGGAACGGCAAAAGTCCGCCATGTTAAACGTGGGCGGGTGACGGTCGGATGAAACACGCACGGAACGTGCCCCGATGTCACATCCGATGTTGTGTATTTCCCACCTTCAGCTTTCCACAATGAATCTCGCCCGCTTCGATCTCGTCACCCTCGGCCTGTTTGTGGCGGTGGCCCGGCTGGGCAGCATTTCGGCTGGGGCGCGCCAGTCGCACTTGGCCGTGGCCGCGGCAAGCAAGCGCATTTCCGATCTGGAAGCGGCCGTGGGCGCGCCGTTGCTGTATCGCCATGCCGCCGGCGTGGAACTGACCGAGGCCGGCCAGGCGTGCTTCCGCCATGCTGTGGGCATCCTGCAGGACGTCGAGCGTATGGCCGGCGCACTGTCGGACTTTGCCGCGGGCACCCGCGGGCTGGTGCGCGTGTGGGCCAACACGTCGTCGATTACGCAATTCCTGGCAGATGACCTGGCCGCCTTCATGCTGGCCAATCCGGCCATCCGCATCGCGCTGGAAGAGCAGGACAGCGGCGATATCGTTGCCGCGCTGCGGGAGAACCGGGCAGACCTTGGCATCTTCGCGGCCGGTACACCCTGCGACGGGCTGCAATCGTTCGATTACCGCGAGGACGATCTCGCGTTGGTGACACCGCGCGGGCATCCATTGGCCGGGCGCAAGCACGTCCATTTCGCTGACGCCGTGGATTTCGACTTCGTCAGCCTGCCGCCGGGCACGTCGCTGGCCGCGCAACTGGTCGACGAGAGTGTCCGCCTGGGTAAGCCGCTGCGTTTGCGTATCCAGGTGCGCAGCTTTGAAGCCGTCTGCCGCATGGTGGCCTCCGGTCTGGGCGTGGGCGTGTTGCCGCGCATTGCGGCGCAAGGGCATGTATCGAGCCTGCCGGGCGCCGGTCTGGCGCTCGTGGCACTGCAAGACGAATGGGCGCATCGCCGCCTGTTGGTGGGCGTGCGCGACCCCGATGCCCTGACCAGCTCTGCGCGCCTGCTGATGACGCATCTGCTTGGCAACCCCGCTGCACTTTGAATTCAACGTTTTCTACAACCATGCCGACACAGGTTTTGCAGGACATCCGCGTGCTCGAACTCGGGCAACTGATTGCCGGGCCGTTTGCAGCCAAGACGCTCGCCGACTTTGGCGCGCAGGTCATCAAGATCGAGCCGCCGGGGCAGGGCGATCCGCTGCGCAAATGGCGGATGCTGCATGAGGGCACGTCAATCTGGTGGGAAGCGCAGTCGCGCAACAAGCAGTCTGTTTGTGTGGACCTGCGTGTGCCGGAGGGGCAGGAAGTCGTACGCAAGCTGGCCGCCGAAGCCGATGTCCTGATCGAGAATTTCCGCCCCGGCACGATGGAAAAGTGGGGGCTGTCGTACGAGGCGCTTTCCGCCATCAACCCGAAACTGATCATGCTGCGCGTGTCCGGCTATGGCCAGACGGGCCCCAAACGCGACGAGCCGGGCTTTGCCGCCATTGCTGAAGCCATGGCCGGCCTGCGCTATCTGACCGGTGAGCCGGGGCGGCCGCCTGCACGTGCGGGGCTGTCGCTTGGCGATACTATCGCCGGCCTGCATGGTGCACTAGGCGTGTTGCTGGCCTTGTACGAACGCGATGCGCGTGGCGGCAAGGGGCAGGTGATCGACGTGGCGCTGTACGAATCCGTGTTCAACCTGACGGAGAGCCTGCTGCCCGAATACTCGGTGTTCGGGGCAATCCGCCAGCCGGCGGGCGGGGCGCTGCCGGGCATTGCGCCATCGAACGCCTACCGGTGCGCCGGCGGCGAGTACGTTCTGATTGCCGCCAACGGCGACAACATCTTCCGCCGCCTGATGCAGCAGATGGGCCGGCAAGATCTGGCCGACGATCCCGATTTGGCGCGTAACGACGGCCGCGCCGCCCGGGCGGAAGAAATCGATGCCGCTATCAACGCCTGGACGGGCACGCTGCCCATCGCCGATGTACTGGCCGCGCTGCATGCGGCCGAAGTGCCCAGCGGCCCGATCTACACCGTCGCCGACATTGCCGCAGACCCTCACTACCGGGCGCGCGGCGTGATCGAGACGGTGCGCGCGCAGTCGGGCATTGATGTAGAGATGCCGGGCGTGGTGCCCAAGCTTTCCGCTACGCCGGGCGCCGTGCAGGCGAGCGCGCCGCGCCTGGGCCAGCACACGCGGGACGTACTGCGCGGCCACGGCCTGACCGACGCGCAGATCGACGCGCTGGCTTCGCAAGGCATCATTGCCGAAGCCAAAAGCTGAACAGCTAGGACGATCCCGCATGTTGTGTTGCAAATCGTTGCGGTAATATCGCCGCCGAGGCAGTGAACGCCGCAAAACGGGAGACAGACATGGGGACACGAGTCATTGGGCGCTGGGCAAAATGGGTGGGCGCAGCACTGTGTGCGACGAGCCTGGTGGCTGCCAGCCCCACCGTTCTGGCACAGGGCAAGCCTGAAAAGAGCAAGGTCACCATCGCAGTGGGCGGCAAGGCGTTGTTCTACTACCTGCCGCTGACGATTGCCGAGCGCCTGGGCTACTTCAAGGACGAAGGCCTGGACGTTGAAATCGTCGACTTTGCCGGCGGTGCGAAAGCCCTGCAGGCCGTGGTCGGAGGCAGCGCCGACGTGGTGAGCGGCGCGTATGAGCACACGCTGGTGCTGCAGGCCAAGGGCCAGATGTACCAGGAGTTCGTGTTGCAAGGGCGTGCCCCGCAGATCGTGCTGGCGGTCAATAACAAGACGATGCCCAACTACAAGTCGATTGCCGATTTGAAAGGCAAGAAGATCGGCGTGACGGCTCCGGGTTCATCGACCAACATCATGGTCAACTACGTGCTGGCGCGCGCCGGCATCAAGCCGAACGAAGTGTCGATCATCGGCGTGGGCCCGAGCAGCGGCGCGATTGCCGCCGTGCGTGCCGGCCAGATCGACGCCCTGGCCAACCTGGACCCCGTGATGTCGATGCTCACGCAGAAGAACGAAGTGCGCGTCGTCTCGGATACCCGTACGCTGGCCGATACCAAAGCGGTCTTCGGCGGCAACATGCCGGCGGGCTGCCTGTACGCATCCACGGCGTTCATCCAGAAGAATCCGAACACGACGCAGGCGATGACCAACGCCATGGTGCGCGCACTCAAGTGGCTGCAGAAGGCGGGCCCGTCGGACATCGTCAAGACGGTGCCGGAAGCCTATCTGCTGGGCGATCGCGCGCTGTATCTGGCAGCGTGGGACAAGGTGCGCGAGGCCATCTCACCGGATGGCACGATGCCCACCGACGGCCCCGCCACGGCACTGCGCACGCTGTCGGAGTTTGATGCGGAAGTGAAGGGCAAGCAGATCAAGCTCGACCAGACCTTCACCAATGCCTTCGTGCAGAAGGCCAACGCCAAGTACAAGTAATTCCGACAGGCTTTCAGCAACGCGCCCGGCTCCGCCCGGGCGTATTGCTTTTGGACCGCAGACCATGTCCCATCCCGCGCTTTCGTTTGATCAGATCACCTGTACGTTCATTTCACCCGACACGCCGGGCCAGCGTTACACCGCCGTCCAAAACACCTCGCTGGAGGTGCAGGCCGGGGAGTTCGTCTCCGTGGTGGGACCGACCGGCTGCGGCAAATCCACCTTGCTGAATCTGGCGGCGGGCCTGTTGCAGCCGTCTTCCGGGCAGGTCCGGGTGTTTGGCGAACCGCTGGTCGGCATCAATCGTCGCGCCGGCTACATGTTTCAGGCAGAGGCGTTGATGCCATGGCGCAGCGCGCTCGACAACGTGACGGCGGGGCTGCAGTTTCGGGCCATGCCCGACAAGGAAGCGCGTGATCTCGCCATGTCTTGGCTCGCGCGCGTGGGTTTGGCTGGGTTTGAAGACCGATATCCGCATCAGCTTTCCGGCGGCATGCGCAAGCGCGTGAGCCTGGCGCAAACGCTAGTGCTCGACCCAGACATCATTCTTATGGACGAGCCGTTTTCCGCGCTCGACATTCAGACGCGCCAGCTGATGGAAAACGAGGTGCTCGATCTCTGGGCCGCCAAGCGCAAGGCGGTGCTGTTCATCACGCACGATCTGGACGAAGCGATTGCCATGAGTGACCGCGTGGTCGTGCTGGCCGCCGGGCCCGGCACGCACCCGATCGGCGAATTCACGATCGACCTGCCGCGCCCGCGCGATGTGGCCGAGATTCGCGACCAGGCCGGCTTTGTCGACCTGCATTCGCGCATCTGGGATGTGCTGCGCGAAGAAGTGCTCAAGGGCTATGCGCAGCACCGCCGCGTGGCTTGAACTGAATCTGATCGATTGCATCCATGGCTAACCGTCCGCTTTCTCTATTCGCGCTGCGCACCTGGCAGCTTGGCCTGCTGGTCGTCACGTTGGGCGTGTGGCACTTCGCCACGCGCTCGCAGGAAGTCGCGTTCTTCTTCGGAGAACCGCTCATCGTTGCCCAGCGCATCTGGGCGTGGTTCGTTTCTGAAGGCGATATCTATCACCACCTTGGCGTGACATTGGCCGAGACGGTGCTGGCATTTGCGATCGGCACGGCCACTGGCCTGGGTGCGGGGCTGTGGCTGGCGCTGAGTCCGGCCGCATCGGCGGTGCTTGATCCATACATCAAGGCGGCCAACTCGATGCCGCGCGTGATCCTGGCGCCAATCTTTGGCGTGTGGTTCGGGCTGGGGATCTGGTCAAAGGTCGCGCTGGCGGTAACGCTGGTGTTCTTCATCGTCTTCTTCAACGTCTATCAGGGCGTGAAGGAAGTGAGCCCGATCGTGCTGGCCAATGCGCGCATGCTGGGCGCATCGCAGCGGCAACTGCTGCGCTTCGTCTATCTGCCGAGCGCGACGAGCTGGGTGTTCTCGTCCCTGCATACGTCGGTGGGCCTGGCCTTCGTCGGGGCGGTCGTGGGGGAGTACCTCGGCTCCGCGCGCGGTGTTGGCTACCTGATCCTCCAGGCCGAGGGGACGTTCGACATCAACACCGTGTTTGCAGGCATCGTCGTGCTGACGGTCTTTGCGCTGGTGCTCGACTGGCTGGTCGGCTTGATGGAAAAACGCCTGATGCGCTGGCAGCCGAAGAGCGGCGAGACAGAAAAGCTCTGAGCGAACGCGCGGACGACGCGAACGTCACATCGACCCTGTCATGAGCAGGGTCATGCAACTAGACGGTCGGTCTACTACAATGCGATCCATCATGAGCAAGCACCCCGAACCCGTCACCGCTGAAGGCGCCGAAGCCCGGCACGACACCCGCGACCGCATTCTGGACGCCGGTGCCGAGCTGATCCTCGGGCGCGGTTTCTCGGCTGTCGGCTTGGCGGAAATCCTCGGCCGCGCGCAGGTACCCAAAGGCTCGTTTTATTACTACTTCGGGTCGAAGGAAGACTTTGGCGTCGCCATGCTGGAGCGCTATTTCCAGGACTACGACGCGGGCGTTGTCAGCCTGTTCAACGACACGCGCATCACCGCCCGCGAGCGGCTGCTGCGCTATTTCACGGCCTGGATCGATCTGCACGAGCGCAGCGCATGCGAGGTCACCTGCCTGGCGGTCAAGCTGTCGGGGGAGGTATCGGATTTGTCGGAGCCGATGCGCAAAGTGTTGTCGACGGGAATGACGCGCATGGTCGAGCGCATCGCCACGGCAATCGACGCGGGCGTCACCGACGGTTCGTTAGCGCCTGTGGAGGATGCGCGCCAGTTGGCCGAAGGGCTGTACGCCATGTGGATGGGCGGCGCGCTGTTGGCCAAGGCGCACCGCAATGTCGCCGCGTTCAAGAGCTGTGTGACGCAAACGGAAATTCTGCTGGCCAAGCCGAAACACTGATTGCAAAAGCCATTGCCGGCGAGGCACGTTCCTCGCTTTTTCTTTGACTCCGGTTCTAGATGACCGGTCGAATAGTCCCTTTTTCAGGAGCTGATATGACTCAACAATTGCTGTCCCCGATTCAGACTGGCCGTACGACCCTCGCCAATCGTGTCGTGATGGCGCCGCTTACGCGCTCGCGCGCTGGTCAGCCTGGCGACGTGCCGACCGAGCTGAACGTGACTTACTACGCCCAGCGTGCAACCGCCGGCCTGATCGTCACGGAAGCAACGCAAATTTCCCGCCAGGGCCAGGGCTACGCCTGGACGCCGGGTATGTACACCGACGAACAGGAAGCCGGTTGGAAGGCGGTCGTGGATGCCGTGCACGCCAAGGGTGGCCGCATCTCGCAACAGCTCTGGCACGTGGGCCGCATTTCCAACACGTTGCTGCAGGAAAACGGCCAGGCGCCTGTCGCGCCGTCGGCCATCGTCGCCAAGGGCGCGCAGAGCTTTGTCGTGCAGCCCGACGGCACGCCCGCCAATGTGCCGACCAGCGAGCCGCGCGCGCTCGCCACGGAAGAAATCCCTGGCGTGATCGCGCAATATCGTCAGGCTGTGCTGCGTGCACGCCGCGCTGGTTTCGACTTCGTCGAAATCCACGCCGCCAACGGTTACCTGCTGCACCAATTCCTGTCGACCAACAGCAATCAGCGCACCGACCAATACGGCGGCTCGCTGGAAAACCGCGCCCGACTGATTCTCGAAGTGGTCGATACCGCCATCGCCGAGATTGGCGCAGACCGCGTCGGCATCCGTCTCTCGCCGCACTTCGTCGCGCATGACATTGCCGACGCACAAGCCGAAGAAAGCGCGTTGTACTTGGCCCGCGAGCTGACCAAGCGTGGCATCGCCTATCTGCACATCGCCGAGCCGGATTGGGCTGGCGGCCCCGAGCTGACCGACGATTTCCGCCGGCAACTGCGCGACGCCTTCAAGGGCACGCTTATCGTGTGCGGCCAATACACGGCGGAAGAGGGCGAGCAGATGATTGCCTCCGGTCTGGCGGATGCCGTTGCGTTCGGTCGTCCGTTTATTGCCAACCCCGATCTGGTGGCGCGCTTCCGTGTCGGCGCCTCGCTTAACAAGCCCGATCGCGCAACCTTCTACGGCGGCCAGGAAAAGGGCTACACCGACTACCCGACGTTGGAAGAAGCGGCCTGATAATCGGTCGCGTCAAAAAGAAAGCCGCGCAGGCGATCAACCTGCGCGGCTTTTTTGTCTCCAGCGCCCCCGTTTTTAAGGCTGGATCACCACCTTGCCCGTCACCTTGCGCGCCGCCATGTCGAGCAGCGCCTGTGTCGTCTGCTCCAACGGATAGCGCGCCGAGATGTGCGGACGAATCTTGCCTTCCTGCATCCAGCCGAGCATCTGCATCATGTTCGCCAGATTCGCCTTCGGCTCGCGACGTGCAAACTCGCCCCAGAACACGCCCACCAGCGACGCGCCTTTGAGCAGCGCCAAGTTCAGCGGCATCTTCGGAATCTCACCATTGGCAAAGCCCACGACGAGGTAGCGGCCACGCCAGGCAATCGAACGGAACGCCGGTTCTGCATAGATCCCGCCGACCGGGTCATAGATCACGTCCGGGCCCTTGCCGTCGGTCAATTCCTTGATGCGCTCGCGCAGGTCTTCGGTCGAATAGTTGATGAGCGCATCGGCGCCGTGGTCTTTGCAGACCGCGAGCTTCTCGTCGCTCGACGCCGCCGCGATGACGCGTGCGCCAATCGCCTTGCCGATCTCAATGGCCGCTAGCCCGACGCCGCCCGCCGCGCCGAGCACCAGCATCGTTTCGCCAGCCTTCAGTTGTCCGCGATCGACCACCGCGTGGTGCGACGTGCCGTATGTAAGCGTGAATGCGGCTGCGGTGTCGAATGCCATGCCAGGCGGCATTGGCATCACCACCTTGGCCGACGCCTTGACCTGTGAAGCAAACGCGCCCTGGCCAAGAAACGCGATCACGTGGTCGCCGGCCTTCAGGTGCGACACGCCTTCGCCGACCGCGTTGACCACGCCCGCGACTTCGGAGCCGGGCGTAAACGGCAGCTCCGGCTTGAACTGGTACTTGTTCTGGATGATCAGCACGTCAGGGAAATTCACCCCCGCAGCCTTCACGTCGATGACCACTTCACCGGCACCCGGCGAGAGGTCCGGCAGCGTTTCGATCACCAGCGATTCGGGCGCGCCCCAGGTTTTGCAGACGACGGCTTTCATCATGTGTCTCCTCAACAGTCTTGCGTTGGATTGTTCGCCATCTCGCATGCATTGCACGCGATCTCGTCCGGCAGTGTAACCGAATAAAAGCACGGTCGTTCGATTTGGCCGGCGGCGATAAATCGTGCGGCTTGT encodes:
- a CDS encoding NADPH:quinone oxidoreductase family protein, with the protein product MKAVVCKTWGAPESLVIETLPDLSPGAGEVVIDVKAAGVNFPDVLIIQNKYQFKPELPFTPGSEVAGVVNAVGEGVSHLKAGDHVIAFLGQGAFASQVKASAKVVMPMPPGMAFDTAAAFTLTYGTSHHAVVDRGQLKAGETMLVLGAAGGVGLAAIEIGKAIGARVIAAASSDEKLAVCKDHGADALINYSTEDLRERIKELTDGKGPDVIYDPVGGIYAEPAFRSIAWRGRYLVVGFANGEIPKMPLNLALLKGASLVGVFWGEFARREPKANLANMMQMLGWMQEGKIRPHISARYPLEQTTQALLDMAARKVTGKVVIQP